One Kwoniella pini CBS 10737 chromosome 11, complete sequence DNA segment encodes these proteins:
- a CDS encoding phosphoribosylaminoimidazole carboxylase: MAPQKTVGILGGGQLGRMLTHPAALLGIPLLILDSGSYTPAKQTLLPPENQQGHLDGPFTSEPHIRELAKKCDILTVEIEHVNADVLEAVEKEGLCEVQPSPSTIRLIQDKFQQKKYLSERGIPVSPFDELPSNPTENDFKNLTDKLGLPVMLKAKTLAYDGRGNSPLKSTSSEDIKKSLDFLGDRPLYAEGWCSFVKEVAVMVVRNKEGQVKSYDAVETIHRDSILRVCLAPLRGDQSLNARARQLAESAVGHLTGAGIFGVEMFLMEDGSLLLNEIAPRPHNSGHHTIEACNTSQFENHLRAILSLPLGSTDLIVPSAAMVNILGSSSEMGPIEAMRDNALSVKGATIHLYGKKESRKARKMGHITLTAENDAELTENLRKILFSQPDSNSEWIDKIAPPNPLENHSHKKPLIGIIMGSDSDLPIMLPATKILNQFKIPYELTITSAHRTPEKMIKYSKSASNRGLRVIIAGAGGAAHLPGMVASETVLPVIGVPVKASVLDGVDSLYSIVQMPRGIPCATVGINNSTNAALLAIKILGTAIPKYQIALEEYSKKLEEEVLQKCEKLEVDGWEKYVKETLKK; encoded by the exons ATGGCTCCTCAAAAAACAGTCGGTATACTGG GTGGTGGTCAATTGGGTCGAATGTTAACTCACCCAGCCGCTCTACTCGGTATTCCACTTTTAATCCTTGATTCAGGTTCTTACACACCAGCAAAACAAACACTTTTACCTCCAGAAAACCAACAAGGTCATCTTGATGGACCTTTTACTTCTGAACCACACATTAGGGAATTAGCTAAAAAATGTGATATTTTAactgttgaaattgaacatGTTAACGCGGATGTATTAGAAGcagttgaaaaagaaggattatGCGAAGTAcaaccttcaccttctacaaTTCGACTTATTCAAGATAAATttcaacaaaagaaatattTAAGTGAAAGAGGTATACCTGTTTCAccatttgatgaattaccATCTAATCCAACcgaaaatgattttaagAATTTAACTGATAAATTAGGATTACCTGTAATGTTAAAAGCTAAAACTTTAGCTTATGATGGTCGTGGTAATTCACCATTgaaatcaacttcttctgaagatatcaaaaaatcattagaTTTTTTAGGAGATAGACCACTTTATGCAGAAGGATGGTGTTCATTTGTTAAAGAAGTAGCAGTAATGGTTGTTAGAAATAAAGAAGGACAAGTTAAATCTTATGATGCTGTTGAAACTATTCATAGAGATAGTATACTTCGAGTTTGTTTAGCACCTTTAAGAGGAGATCAAAGTTTAAATGCTAGAGCTAGACAATTAGCAGAAAGTGCTGTAGGTCATTTAACAGGTGCTGGAATTTTTGGAGTTGAAATGTTCTTAATGGAAGATG gctctcttcttctcaatgAAATCGCCCCACGACCTCATAATTCAGGACATCACACAATAGAAGCATGTAATACATCacaatttgaaaatcatcttcGAGCAATCTTATCCCTTCCTTTAGGCTCAACAGACCTCATTGTACCAAGTGCAGCAATGGTAAATATCTTaggatcatcatcagaaaTGGGTCCTATTGAAGCAATGAGAGATAATGCTTTAAGTGTAAAAGGAGCAACGATTCATTTATATGGTAAAAAAGAATCAAGAAAAGCTAGAAAAATGGGACATATAACTTTAACCGCTGAAAATGATGCTGAATTAACAGAAAATTTGAGAAAAATTTTATTCTCACAACctgattcaaattcagaatgGATTGATAAAATTGCACCTCCAAATCCATTAGAAAATCATTCACATAAAAAACCtttaattggaattatAATGGGATCAGATTCAGATTTACCAATTATGTTACCTGCAAcaaaaattttaaatcaatttaaaattCCATATGAATTAACAATTACTTCTGCACATAGAACACCtgaaaaaatgattaaataTTCTAAATCTGCTTCAAATAGAGGTTTAAGAGTTATTATTGCAGGTGCAGGTGGTGCAGCTCATTTACCTGGTATGGTAGCTAGTGAAACTGTTTTACCTGTAATTGGTGTACCTGTAAAAGCAAGTGTTTTAGATGGTGTTGATAGTTTATATAGTATTGTTCAAATGCCA AGAGGTATACCTTGTGCAACGGTTGGAATCAATAATTCTACAAATGCAGCTTTATTAGCTATTAAAATATTAGGTACTGCTATtccaaaatatcaaattgctttagaagaatattcaaagaaattagaagaagaagtattaCAGAAATGTGAGAAATTAGAAGTTGACGGATGGGAAAAATACGTAAAAGAAACTTTAAAAAAGTAG